From Rutidosis leptorrhynchoides isolate AG116_Rl617_1_P2 chromosome 3, CSIRO_AGI_Rlap_v1, whole genome shotgun sequence, a single genomic window includes:
- the LOC139900008 gene encoding 1-acyl-sn-glycerol-3-phosphate acyltransferase PLS1-like: MKVFRQNLKAFGQNLKCLNVVLIRPLSKNAYKRYKGVLSDMAVCFLWRIIFSRVKFFDSFANTLSLSKNSIKYVPVYGWISWISSRFIYLERNWKNDAFRLKTALEVVKRSYRPWWFIVFPEGTRVTPQKLIEARDYATSQGLHVPKNVLIPRIKGFVLIVNHSRGHFKAVYDVTVTVPHACLRPTLSNILKGEQTTIIFYIKRYPMEELPESDKNVGIWCRQRFTDKDFFLDKYNMAQQMASDGQISCTIRNKKHIHVAGVSASLVLQVGVLLYYLLLPH; this comes from the exons AtgaaggtttttaggcaaaatttgaaggCTTTTGGGCagaatttgaag TGTCTTAATGTTGTTTTAATTCGACCATTGTCGAAAAATGCTTACAAGCGATATAAAGGAGTGTTGTCTGATATGGCAGTTTGTTTTCTTTGGCGAATAATTTTTTCACGCGTTAAG TTTTTTGATTCTTTCGCGAATACATTGTCACTCTCAAAAAATTCAATCAAATATGTTCCA GTCTATGGTTGGATTTCATGGATTtcgagtcgttttatatatttggaAAGAAATTGGAAGAACGATGCTTTCAGGTTGAAG ACTGCTCTTGAAGTAGTTAAACGGTCATATAGACCATGGTGGTTCATTGTCTTCCCGGAAGGTACACGCGTTACGCCGCAAAAACTTATAGAAGCTCGAGATTATGCTACTTCGCAAGGGCTTCATGTTCCAAAAAATGTCCTAATACCTCGTATAAAG GGATTTGTTTTAATAGTGAATCATTCACGAGGACATTTTAAAGCTGTATACGACGTCACAGTCACTGTACCCCATGCTTGTCTTCGCCCCACACTATCAAACATACTAAAAGGAGAACAAACTACG attattttttatataaaaaggtATCCTATGGAAGAGTTGCCTGAATCAGATAAAAATGTTGGTATATGGTGTAGACAGAGATTTACTGACAAG GATTTTTTTTTAGACAAATATAATATGGCTCAACAAATGGCAAGTGATGGTCAAATTTCATGTACTATCCGCAACAAGAAACATATCCAT GTAGCTGGTGTCTCGGCCAGTCTAGTACTTCAAGTTGGCGTATTATTGTATTATTTGCTTTTACCACACTAG
- the LOC139900007 gene encoding xanthine dehydrogenase 1-like, translated as MGSLINKENDVKEPKDAILYINGVLKLLPNGLAHLTLLEYLRGLTGTKLGCGEGGCGACTVMVSYFDHNSKKCVHQAINACLAPLYSVEGMHVLTVEGLGNRKFGLHPVQESLASRHGSQCEFCTPGFVMSMYALLRSTKTPPTEEQIEESLAGNLCWCTGYRPILDAFRVFAKSNDLLYTNGSVPSQEPKDGEFICPSTGKPCSCGPTQETINQADGSCKGYKAVSYNEIDGSSYTNKEIIFPPQLILRKTSYLSLNGFGGIKWIRPLLLKHVLDLKSRYPDAKLVVGNTELGIETRLKKIHYPVFVAVTHVPELNILTVNDDGVEIGAGVRITELRKFLKKVIEERSVYETSACKAIIEQIKWFAGTQIRNVASVGGNICTASPISDLNPLWMASRAKFRIVDCKGNVRDTLAEKFFLGYRKVDLGSNEILLSVFVPWTRKFEFVKEFKQAHRRDDDIALVNAGMRVYLEKHKQKWIVSDACIVYGGVGPVSLLAVKTNGCLVGKEWNKELLQNSLETLQRDVLMSDDAPGGMVEFRKSLTLSFFFKFFLWVSHQMC; from the exons ATGGGGTCATTGATCAACAAAGAAAATGACGTTAAAGAACCAAAAGATGCTATTTTGTATATTAATGGAGTCCTTAAACTCCTCCCTAATGGTTTGGCTCACCTAACTCTTCTTGAGTATCTCAGAG GATTAACAGGAACTAAGCTTGGCTGTGGTGAAGGAGGTTGTGGGGCCTGCACTGTGATGGTATCGTACTTTGATCATAATTCCAAGAAATGTGT gcaCCAAGCGATCAATGCGTGCTTGGCTCCGTTATATTCGGTTGAAGGAATGCACGTACTCACCGTGGAGGGGTTAGGAAATCGGAAATTTGGTTTGCATCCTGTTCAG GAATCATTAGCAAGTCGTCACGGCTCACAATGCGAATTCTGTACACCGGGATTTGTCATGTCGATGTATGCGTTATTACGGTCTACCAAAACTCCACCTACCGAAGAACAAATCGAAGAAAGCCTTGCCGGAAATCTATGTTGGTGTACCGGCTATCGACCAATTCTCGACGCGTTTCGAGTGTTTGCAAAAAGTAATGATTTGTTATACACTAATGGTTCTGTTCCATCACAAGAACCTAAAGATGGTGAGTTTATTTGTCCTTCAACTGGTAAACCATGTTCTTGTGGGCCCACGCAAGAAACCATCAATCAAGCTGATGGTAGCTGTAAAGGTTATAAGGCAGTTTCTTACAACGAAATCGATGGAAGTTCGTACACAAACAAAGAAATCATATTCCCGCCTCAGCTTATTTTGAGGAAGACGAGTTATTTAAGTTTAAACGGTTTTGGCGGGATCAAATGGATCAGGCCATTGCTGTTAAAACATGTATTGGATTTAAAATCAAGATACCCTGATGCAAAATTAGTTGTAGGAAACACGGAATTGGGAATCGAAACCAGGTTAAAGAAAATTCACTACCCGGTTTTCGTTGCTGTTACACATGTACCCGAACTTAATATTTTGACCGTTAACGATGATGGTGTAGAGATAGGTGCCGGGGTTAGGATTACAGAGCTTCGGAAATTTCTGAAAAAAGTTATTGAAGAGCGATCGGTGTATGAAACATCAGCGTGTAAAGCTATAATTGAACAAATAAAGTGGTTTGCGGGAACTCAAATAAGAAATGTTGCATCGGTTGGCGGGAATATTTGCACTGCAAGTCCGATTTCAGACTTGAATCCGCTTTGGATGGCGTCACGTGCGAAGTTTAGAATCGTTGACTGCAAAGGAAACGTAAGAGACACTTTGGCAGAGAAGTTTTTTTTGGGTTATAGAAAAGTTGATTTGGGGAGTAACGAGATTCTGTTATCGGTTTTTGTTCCGTGGACTCGCAAGTTTGAGTTTGTGAAAGAGTTCAAGCAGGCACATAGACGGGACGATGATATCGCACTCGTAAACGCTGGAATGCGCGTTTATCTTGAAAAACATAAGCAGAAGTGGATTGTGTCGGATGCTTGTATAGTGTACGGTGGTGTGGGTCCCGTTTCGCTATTAGCGGTTAAAACGAACGGTTGTCTAGTCGGGAAGGAGTGGAACAAGGAACTGTTGCAGAACTCGTTGGAAACGTTGCAGCGGGATGTTTTGATGTCGGATGACGCGCCAGGTGGCATGGTGGAGTTTCGTAAATCGTTGACTTTAAGTTTCTTTTTTAAATTCTTTCTCTGGGTGTCACATCAAATGTGTTAG
- the LOC139896155 gene encoding origin of replication complex subunit 1B-like has protein sequence MAETPKKLKQTPKKPSSIKSSPKTPIPQTPQTLTSPRRSSRFISSPTNSTPKTSITNHTLKKRLIATDSINRKDDNEDTFSPVSPNITESKKRKGKIDNDIDRVKIRVYRNEKPVTESVTKLKPKPKRRVYYKKVNYDGGEFAVGDDVYVKRREDASSDNDDPEIEECRICYKSGRAVMIECDDCLGGFHLKCLKPPLRTVPEGNWICTYCDAKKSGKKVVVPQLPDRIKRRRTAKERLLSSDLWAVRIESLWKEVDGSFWFRGRWYIIPEETAAGRQPHNLKRELYRTNDFADNEMETVLRHCYVMTPNEYAKAGNEGDDVFLCEYEYDVKWHSFKRIAEIDNNEEGDDEAEHDEDWSCDEESDDDSDDDMEYEKEDKFKLSTGSTPAHEVAANSRKGFTFGLQKIGTKRIPEHVRSHKQTELEKAKATLLLATLPKSLPCRNKEMDEISAFIKGAICDDQCLGRCLYIHGVPGTGKTMSVLAVMRSLRSEVDAGVIKPYSFVEINGLKLAAPENIYRVIYETLTGHRVSWKKALNLLNDRFSNGIKNSKDDDRPCILLIDELDLLVTRNQSVLYNILDWPTKPHSKLIVIGIANTMDLPEKLLPRISSRMGIQRLCFAPYNYLQLQEIIGCRLKGIDAFEKQAIEFASRKVAAVSGDARRALEICRRAAELADYRVKRSTSLRTTGKALVGMADVEAAIQEMFQAPHIQVMRSCSKLSKVFLAAMVHELYKTGMSETTFEKLAQTVSCLCTSNGITFPGWDILLRIGCKLGESRIILCEPGASHRLQKLQLNFPSDDVSFALKDSNELPWLTKYM, from the exons ATGGCGGAAACACCAAAGAAGCTCAAACAAACCCCCAAAAAACCATCATCGATTAAATCTTCACCAAAAACACCAATTCCTCAAACACCACAAACCCTAACTTCACCTCGCCGTTCATCTCGTTTCATTTCTTCACCTACAAATTCAACACCTAAAACCTCAATTACTAATCATACGTTGAAAAAGAGATTAATCGCAACCGATTCAATCAACCGAAAGGATGATAACGAGGATACATTCTCACCTGTTTCTCCGAATATTACAGAAAGTAAGAAAAGAAAGGGGAAAATTGATAACGATATCGATAgagtaaaaattagggtttatagaaATGAGAAACCGGTTACTGAATCGGTTACCAAATTAAAACCGAAACCGAAACGGAGAGTTTATTATAAAAAAGTGAATTACGATGGAGGTGAATTTGCAGTTGGAGATGACGTGTACGTGAAGAGGAGAGAAGATGCCAGCTCGGATAATGATGATCCTGAAATCGAGGAATGTAGGATTTGTTATAAATCTGGTAGAGCTGTTATGATTGAATGTGATGATTGTTTAGGCGGATTCCATTTGAAATGTTTGAAACCGCCTTTGCGAACTGTTCCGGAAGGCAATTGGATTTGTACCTATTGCGATGCGAAGAAATCGGGGAAGAAGGTAGTGGTACCGCAGTTACCCGATCGGATTAAAAGGCGTAGAACTGCGAAAGAAAGACTACTTTCTAGTGATTTATGGGCGGTTCGGATCGAaag TTTGTGGAAAGAGGTTGATGGTAGCTTTTGGTTTCGGGGTCGTTGGTATATAATTCCAGAAGAAACGGCTGCGGGTAGGCAGCCGcataatttaaaaagggagctatataGAACTAATGATTTTGCTGATAACGAG ATGGAAACTGTTCTTCGACATTGTTATGTTATGACTCCAAATGAATATGCGAAGGCTGGGAATGAAGGTGACGACGTATTTCTATGCGAATATGAGTATGATGTAAAATGGCATAGTTTTAAGAGAATTGCTGAGATTGATAACAATGAAGAG GGTGATGATGAAGCTGAGCATGATGAAGATTGGAGTTGTGATGAGGAATCAGATGATGACTCAGATGATGACATGGAATATGAAAAGGAGGATAAGTTTAAGTTATCAACCGGATCAACCCCGGCTCATGAAGTTGCTGCA AATTCAAGAAAAGGCTTTACATTTGGACTCCAGAAGATAGGTACAAAGAGAATCCCAGAGCATGTGCGATCCCATAAGCAGACCGAGCTTGAGAAGGCAAAAGCAACACTTCTGCTGGCTACTTTGCCCAAATCTTTGCCCTGTAGGAATAA AGAGATGGATGAAATAAGTGCATTTATCAAAGGTGCTATATGTGATGATCAGTGTCTAGGACGATGCCTTTACATCCATGGTGTTCCAGGAACTGGCAAG ACTATGAGTGTGCTTGCGGTGATGCGAAGTCTTCGATCTGAAGTAGATGCTGGAGTTATTAAACCGTACTCTTTTGTGGAGATAAACGGGCTGAAATTGGCTGCACCAGAGAATATTTACAGA GTTATTTATGAAACTTTAACAGGACATAGGGTGAGCTGGAAAAAAGCTCTCAACTTACTGAATGACAGGTTTTCTAATGGGATTAAAAATAGCAAAGATGACGACCGTCCTTGTATTCTTCTCATTGACGAACTCGATCTTCTAGTAACTAGAAATCAATCG GTCTTGTACAACATTCTTGATTGGCCTACTAAGCCACATTCCAAACTTATCGTCATAG GAATAGCAAATACTATGGATCTTCCAGAAAAGTTGCTTCCAAGAATTTCAAGCCGAATGGGTATTCAAAGGCTTTGTTTTGCTCCCTATAATTACTTGCAGCTTCAAGAAATCATTGGGTGTCGTCTTAAAGGAATTGATGCATTTGAGAAACAAGCTATAGAGTTTGCTTCAAGAAAG GTTGCAGCAGTTTCAGGAGATGCACGCCGTGCCCTTGAGATATGTCGTCGTGCAGCTGAACTTGCAGACTACCGAGTTAAGAGATCAACCTCACTTCGCACAACAG GAAAAGCACTTGTGGGTATGGCTGATGTTGAAGCAGCCATACAGGAAATGTTTCAGGCTCCTCATATCCAG GTAATGAGGAGTTGTTCAAAATTGAGTAAGGTCTTTTTAGCAGCAATGGTGCATGAACTCTATAAAACAGGAATGAGCGAGACCACCTTTGAAAAG CTGGCACAAACCGTTTCATGTCTTTGTACAAGCAATGGAATTACATTTCCAGGTTGGGACATACTATTGAGAATTGG GTGTAAGCTTGGTGAATCCAGAATCATTCTCTGTGAACCAGGAGCAAGTCACAGGTTACAGAAGCTGCAGCTCAATTTTCCTAG TGATGATGTGAGTTTTGCACTGAAAGACAGCAATGAGCTACCTTGGTTGACCAAATACATGTGA